TCATTTTTTCAACAAAAAAGACTTCCGGAATCAACCAAAAGTCTTCATTTATTTTAAATCTTAAAAGATTAATCTACCATTACTTCACCAGATTTTCTAAAGGTAAAATTCCCATAGATATGTCTTCTTGCAAAACGGCTCGGCGAATCTGCATTCACCATTTTGATATACGTATTTCTTGGAACACCGATGTATTCAAACATTTTTCCATTCAAGTGCTGAACTTTCAAAATTGATTTCTCAAGATAGAAATCAGTAATAATTGAAGTGGTAATTGTTTCTGTGTATTCTTCCTTATATTTTTCCTGCGTTTCAGGGTTGATGCTTACCAAAAAATGATAGGCTTCAATCACAGATTTGCTTTTTTCTTCTGCAGCCAGTTTCCCTTCTTCATCATTCACAAATTTATCAGGATGCGTATCTTTCATCACATTTCTGTAAATTGTTTTCAAGTCTTTCAAAGTAGCAGTATTGTCTACCTCAAGAAGTTTTCTGTAATCACCTATTTTTTTCATAACACTTATCCTTATTTTCGCGGTGCAAAAGTACAAATTTTAATTTAAAAAAACGTAAGTTTTTGATTATTAATTTGTTTTAAAAAAGTAAAAGAATTTTAAAAAGTGGCGGTTTTGTTTTTTATCAATTAAGGATAGACTGCATTATTGATGTTATTTAAAGCTATC
The sequence above is a segment of the Chryseobacterium turcicum genome. Coding sequences within it:
- a CDS encoding KTSC domain-containing protein translates to MKKIGDYRKLLEVDNTATLKDLKTIYRNVMKDTHPDKFVNDEEGKLAAEEKSKSVIEAYHFLVSINPETQEKYKEEYTETITTSIITDFYLEKSILKVQHLNGKMFEYIGVPRNTYIKMVNADSPSRFARRHIYGNFTFRKSGEVMVD